Proteins from a single region of Desulforegula conservatrix Mb1Pa:
- a CDS encoding DNA internalization-related competence protein ComEC/Rec2 — translation MLAGSDKNRKTFIAPLILFTSLGYISASQYIKFDSNNPEDLINHADGEKKRITGYVDSLPRVYDDGSSFIMNVEKIEANSNTQKIKGQIQVSLDGTSIPPSPGNRISFISTIGKIRSFKNPGCYDYARHMLFEGIKTRCSVKAGSIGFLEPEKRSAMIMADRFRLKAGKAMDNAIPDDSAVVKALITGDTSGISSKLRYAFNRTGAGHLIAISGLNIGIIAAVSFFTARYFLSFWPFILKKGILIRCASFAAIFPVIFYGLISGLEPSALRAVIMASVILSAGVFSRESDILNSIAASAFMILAVMPGSLFSISFILSYMAVLFLILSAPVSEMIRQKFSNSGKSGKIISWTLLSLTVSVFATLGTAPFVMHYFGNFSPVGILANLILVPLFGAVAVAPGLLAVLFLPFSESAFIFLIKIAALPVRIGTVIIEYLAEFKYSSFQTIFPDIFEVFLLYAILLSGLVVLNNRIKKTPTTDFKNRAIIHIFVLSCFLMLIDAGICIKQRFFNKDLYISILDVGHGNSALAELPGGKTMLIDGGGFQGKGGLDTGKDIITPFLKRKKILNIDYMVLTHPDTDHIKGLLHIAENFSPEEFWKGPDKSDSPDYIRLMEILKENGTKIIELTDSDENRSINDVKIEFLNPSKNNGEDQKRESTNDESLVLKLNFKDKAFLFTGDISEKAEVKMTKSYPEKLQANLILMPHHGSNGSGSVVFLDNVKPEAALISAGRKGLPGKELLQRLKQRNISTWRTDLNGCITVGMGSNGYSIKAFTDVQK, via the coding sequence ATTCTCGCTGGTTCAGATAAAAACAGAAAAACATTCATAGCCCCTCTGATCCTTTTCACTTCCCTAGGTTATATTTCAGCATCCCAGTATATTAAGTTTGATTCAAATAATCCTGAAGATCTTATCAACCATGCTGATGGTGAAAAAAAAAGAATAACAGGATATGTAGATTCGCTCCCAAGGGTTTATGATGATGGCTCAAGCTTCATAATGAATGTTGAAAAAATTGAGGCAAACAGCAATACACAGAAAATCAAGGGGCAGATCCAGGTCTCGCTGGATGGAACATCCATACCGCCTTCCCCTGGGAACAGAATCTCGTTCATTTCAACAATAGGGAAGATAAGAAGCTTCAAAAATCCTGGATGCTATGATTATGCAAGGCACATGCTTTTTGAAGGCATTAAGACAAGATGCAGCGTAAAGGCTGGGTCGATCGGTTTTCTTGAGCCTGAAAAAAGAAGCGCCATGATCATGGCCGACAGGTTCAGACTGAAAGCCGGAAAAGCAATGGATAATGCTATTCCAGATGATTCTGCGGTTGTAAAAGCGCTCATCACGGGTGATACTTCAGGGATATCATCTAAACTCAGGTATGCTTTTAACAGAACAGGCGCTGGTCATCTGATAGCAATTTCAGGACTGAATATCGGAATAATTGCGGCAGTTTCTTTTTTTACGGCAAGATATTTTCTGTCCTTCTGGCCATTCATTCTTAAAAAAGGAATACTTATCAGATGCGCCTCATTTGCTGCGATATTTCCAGTTATTTTTTACGGGCTCATTTCTGGTCTTGAGCCGTCAGCTTTACGGGCGGTAATAATGGCTTCGGTAATTCTTTCAGCTGGCGTATTCTCAAGGGAAAGCGATATTCTTAATTCAATCGCAGCATCAGCATTTATGATTCTTGCAGTGATGCCTGGCAGCCTCTTCAGTATTTCATTCATACTGTCATATATGGCCGTACTTTTTCTGATTCTTTCTGCTCCGGTTTCAGAAATGATCAGACAAAAATTCTCGAACTCAGGAAAGTCTGGGAAAATAATATCATGGACACTTCTTTCTCTGACGGTTTCTGTGTTTGCCACACTTGGAACAGCCCCTTTCGTAATGCACTATTTCGGCAATTTTTCTCCGGTTGGAATTCTTGCAAATCTTATACTTGTACCTCTTTTCGGAGCCGTGGCAGTAGCACCAGGCCTTTTGGCGGTTCTTTTTCTGCCTTTTTCAGAGTCTGCTTTCATCTTTCTAATTAAAATTGCGGCTCTGCCTGTAAGAATTGGAACGGTCATTATTGAATATCTGGCAGAATTCAAATATTCATCTTTTCAGACAATCTTTCCTGATATTTTTGAGGTCTTTCTATTATATGCAATACTCTTATCAGGCTTAGTCGTATTGAATAACCGGATAAAAAAGACTCCAACCACAGACTTCAAGAACAGAGCCATTATCCATATTTTTGTATTATCCTGTTTCCTTATGCTTATTGACGCTGGAATCTGCATTAAACAAAGATTTTTCAATAAGGATCTATATATAAGCATACTCGATGTTGGACACGGGAATTCGGCTCTTGCGGAACTTCCTGGAGGGAAAACCATGCTGATTGATGGAGGTGGTTTTCAGGGAAAAGGCGGACTTGATACAGGCAAAGATATAATCACTCCGTTTCTGAAGCGTAAAAAAATCCTCAATATTGATTATATGGTACTGACCCATCCAGACACCGACCATATTAAAGGGCTTTTGCATATTGCTGAGAATTTCAGTCCTGAAGAATTCTGGAAAGGCCCGGACAAGAGTGATTCGCCAGATTATATAAGGCTGATGGAAATTCTCAAAGAAAATGGCACAAAAATCATTGAACTCACTGATAGCGATGAAAACAGGAGTATTAATGACGTAAAAATAGAATTTCTGAATCCATCAAAAAATAACGGAGAAGATCAGAAAAGAGAATCCACAAATGATGAGTCTCTTGTCCTGAAGCTTAATTTCAAGGACAAGGCATTTCTTTTTACCGGTGACATCTCTGAAAAAGCCGAAGTAAAAATGACGAAATCATATCCAGAAAAACTTCAGGCAAATCTTATACTTATGCCCCACCACGGAAGCAATGGATCTGGCTCAGTAGTTTTTCTGGACAATGTCAAGCCAGAAGCAGCATTAATATCTGCGGGCAGAAAGGGATTGCCAGGCAAAGAGCTGTTGCAAAGACTAAAGCAAAGAAATATAAGCACCTGGCGGACAGATTTAAACGGCTGCATTACGGTTGGTATGGGCAGTAATGGTTACTCGATAAAGGCATTCACAGATGTTCAAAAATAA
- a CDS encoding TIGR02757 family protein: MFKNKKKLKEKLEELYLKYNRREFVHPDPLEFLYNYDKPEDREIAALFASSLAYGRVEQILKTVERIMTIMGKNPFDYICSGSKDRFGKDFEGIVHRFATGVKIAALATGASGMLSEYGSLEACFMKYMLPDAPNVHNALAQFAKELRRHGIPDGDHLIPMPEKGGASKRLHLMLRWMTRSDDVDPGGWSHLPASKLIIPLDVHMHRISGIIGLTDRKQANLKASLEITSAFAEIQPEDPVKYDFALTRLGIRRDSDIAELFE, from the coding sequence ATGTTCAAAAATAAAAAAAAATTAAAGGAAAAACTTGAAGAGCTTTATTTAAAATACAACAGGCGTGAATTCGTTCATCCTGACCCACTCGAGTTCCTTTATAATTACGACAAACCTGAAGACAGGGAAATTGCTGCCCTCTTTGCGTCATCCCTCGCTTATGGCAGGGTCGAGCAGATCCTCAAGACCGTTGAAAGAATAATGACAATCATGGGCAAAAATCCCTTTGATTACATATGTTCTGGCAGCAAAGATAGATTCGGAAAGGATTTTGAAGGCATAGTTCACAGATTTGCCACAGGGGTTAAAATTGCGGCCCTTGCAACAGGAGCTTCGGGAATGCTTTCAGAATATGGATCGCTCGAAGCCTGTTTCATGAAATATATGCTTCCAGACGCGCCTAATGTTCATAATGCCCTTGCCCAGTTTGCTAAAGAGCTTAGAAGACATGGAATACCTGATGGGGATCATCTTATACCCATGCCTGAAAAAGGAGGGGCAAGCAAAAGGCTTCATCTTATGCTGAGATGGATGACAAGATCTGATGATGTCGATCCTGGCGGATGGTCACACCTGCCTGCTTCAAAACTGATTATACCCCTTGACGTTCATATGCACAGAATATCTGGTATTATCGGGCTTACTGATAGAAAACAGGCCAATCTTAAAGCTTCTCTTGAGATTACGTCAGCCTTTGCAGAAATCCAGCCCGAAGACCCTGTAAAATATGATTTTGCGCTTACAAGGCTGGGCATAAGAAGGGACTCTGACATAGCAGAGCTTTTTGAATAG